The Cyanobacteria bacterium GSL.Bin1 genome segment AAGAGTAGGATTGTGATGATGCCTCGGGATCCGGAATGGAGTTATGTTTATTGGGATGTTCCCAATGAACACAAAGAAGAATTGCGTCGCCAGGGGGGACAACAACTATTATTACGCCTGTATGATGTAACGAACCTTGATCTAGAGCTGCAGCATCGTCATAGCGTACAAGAATATCCGATAGATGAATTAGCCCGAGAATGGTATGTTCCGATCCCCAACAGCGATCGCGATTATCTCTGTGAAATTGGCTATCGCTGTCCTGATGGCAGCTGGTTAATGCTAGCCCGGTCCGCATCCGTTCATACGCCACCCGTCTATCCCTCCGACTGGATTGAAGATCACTTTATTGAAGTCAATTGGGAAGAACATCTCCAATCCATCCCGGAAGAAGAGTTAACACTACCGGAATCGAAAAGTTCTCAGGAGCAAAGACAACGTTTCCGAGATCGCAATTGGCAAATTTACGAAGAAATTTTTGAAATGTCTGACCCTTTAGAAGGAGGAAGACTGGCGGGTTCATTCTATAGTTCTATGCAACCGCGATCTACGATGAGTTCTTATGTTTTTCCTTCTGGGGGGGGGCTGTGGGCTGTCCCCTATCCTACCAAAGAAGACCAGCAAGACAGCACGGGTTCGGATGCAGCAACGACCCCGCAAGTGGCTTTAGCCGGAGAGGCTGAATTAATGATTTCCGGCAAAACGGAACCGGGATCAACACTTGTGGTCGGGGAAGATCAGATTCAAGCTAACGCTGAAGGTCAATTCCAGTTTCAAGTTTCTTTTGCAAATGGAGTGGCTGAGCAGGCTGTAACAGCCTACTCCCATTATGGTAAGCAAATTTTTTCCATGCAAATGAAATTTACCCAACCTGAGCCGAGCAGCAATATTCCTGTTACAGGAAAGACATTTCTCCAGTGGTCATCCTAGGGAGTATCCCTTCCTAGATCGCGTTAAACTCCCGAAAAAAAACTAATCGCGTTTTTCGACCACTGAGTGGGGCTGCGCTTCAGTGTTCAGGGAGGAGGTAGGGAATACAGTTTCAAGTGCCTTGTTGGCTGAGTAGTAGGTAATAATTGCCGGGGGAATCGTTAGAGTTAGCAACGCGATCGCGCCCCCAAGTAAACTGACCCATCGATAAGGGTTGGGTTGAAAAGACCTGCCAGGCAAACTACTGGAATCCATACAAGAAAATAACTGGTAAAAAAGTCATTAAAATAATTGAGAGAAAGAGAGTCAACAGTGCTCTTTGTGCCCCTAATTTCTATTCTAATCATTGGCGGAGGCGTCACTGTGTCAAAAACAACAAACTGGCATCAAATCTCACTTAGCGAGAAGAATAAGTTTGTGCCGGTTCTTTAATCCAACGAATATAAAGATGTTTAAACAGGGAACGGAGCACTCTTGGGGCACCAAAATCAATCGCATGCAGTTGGTCGGAGAGTTTCCAATCTTGAACGTGTAGGGCGGCTGGTGTTTTTCGAGGAAATTCAATTTCATTCATCTTTGGACAAAGTCCTTGACGTAAGGCAGCAGCAACGGTCGGTACTTTTTGAGGATTAACGTTGAGAATTTCGACTAAGGCGCGATCTAAAGCAAAAACGTCCGTAGAAGCGCCTAGTAAGCCTAAGAAGCGAGGTTCCCCTGCACTCGGACCATTTCCTTCATGTCCGATAATACCGTCAATTAGCGTTAAATCTGGCGCGATCGCGTTTGCGGTTTCTACTAACATTTCTCCAAAGCGCTGGCTATCTTTTCCCGCCTCCATGTGCCACCAGGCTTTCATTTTTCCAGGGACACAACCAAACAAGTTTTTCACCCCCAAGGTTAAGGTCAATTGGCTATGGGATTTGACTTTGGGTAGGTTAATGACCACATCTGCTGACATCGCTTCTTTCGATAAACGCAGATGGTTAAACGTTTCACTGGCGATTTCATACCGTTTGCCATGAAATTCAACGATTGG includes the following:
- a CDS encoding DUF4912 domain-containing protein encodes the protein MPTARPPLEEMTLRQLRKIASEYSISRYSRMRKAQLIEAIKNIERQRKQSASPIPGSETQEVMEAAKFELGTSDNTMSDDDLTSVDEGLPELPGGYGKSRIVMMPRDPEWSYVYWDVPNEHKEELRRQGGQQLLLRLYDVTNLDLELQHRHSVQEYPIDELAREWYVPIPNSDRDYLCEIGYRCPDGSWLMLARSASVHTPPVYPSDWIEDHFIEVNWEEHLQSIPEEELTLPESKSSQEQRQRFRDRNWQIYEEIFEMSDPLEGGRLAGSFYSSMQPRSTMSSYVFPSGGGLWAVPYPTKEDQQDSTGSDAATTPQVALAGEAELMISGKTEPGSTLVVGEDQIQANAEGQFQFQVSFANGVAEQAVTAYSHYGKQIFSMQMKFTQPEPSSNIPVTGKTFLQWSS
- a CDS encoding DUF362 domain-containing protein; this translates as MSPTVSLISASTYDSPALEHSIQEVLAPLGGIETFVQPGANVLLKPNFLTGSRPTKECITRPEIVACVAKLVKAAGGKPFIGDSPAFGSAHGVAKANGYLPFLEALEIPIVEFHGKRYEIASETFNHLRLSKEAMSADVVINLPKVKSHSQLTLTLGVKNLFGCVPGKMKAWWHMEAGKDSQRFGEMLVETANAIAPDLTLIDGIIGHEGNGPSAGEPRFLGLLGASTDVFALDRALVEILNVNPQKVPTVAAALRQGLCPKMNEIEFPRKTPAALHVQDWKLSDQLHAIDFGAPRVLRSLFKHLYIRWIKEPAQTYSSR